The following are encoded together in the Bos taurus isolate L1 Dominette 01449 registration number 42190680 breed Hereford chromosome 10, ARS-UCD2.0, whole genome shotgun sequence genome:
- the OR4Q2 gene encoding olfactory receptor family 4 subfamily Q member 2 — MDENQTKVVREFILAGFSQTQSIETGLFVLFLLFYVSTWVGNVLIMVTVVYDNHLNSSPMYFLLGNLSFLDLCYSTVTTPKLLADFLDNEKLIPYDQCIVQLFFLHVVGAAEMFLLTVMAYDRYVAICRPLHYTTIMSRGLCCVLVAASWMGGFVHSTVQTILTVRLPFCGPNQVDNFFCDVPPVIKLACADTFVIELLMVSNSGLISTSSFVVLVSSYATILVKIRSKEGRRKALSTCGSHLMVVTLFFGPCIFIYARPFSTFSVDKMVSVLYNVITPMLNPLIYTLRNKEVKSAMRKLWDRSGLTWKKQET, encoded by the coding sequence ATGGATGAAAACCAAACAAAGGTAGTGAGAGAATTTATCCTGGCAGGTTTCTCACAGACACAATCTATTGAAACAGGGCTATTTGTACTATTTCTTCTCTTCTATGTGTCCACTTGGGTAGGAAATGTCCTTATCATGGTCACAGTAGTCTATGATAACCATCTGAATTCATCACCCATGTATTTCCTTCTTGGCAACCTCTCTTTCCTGGATCTATGTTATTCAACAGTAACTACCCCTAAGCTTCTGGCCGACTTTCTTGATAATGAAAAGCTCATTCCCTATGACCAATGCATTGTGCAGCTGTTCTTCCTGCATGTCGTAGGGGCAGCAGAGATGTTCCTGCTCACAGTGATGGCCTATGATCGCTATGTTGCAATCTGTCGCCCCCTGCACTATACCACTATCATGAGTCGAGGATTATGCTGTGTGTTGGTAGCTGCCTCCTGGATGGGAGGATTTGTGCACTCTACTGTCCAGACAATTCTCACTGTCCGTCTGCCCTTTTGTGGGCCAAATCAGGTGGACAACTTCTTTTGTGATGTTCCCCCTGTCATCAAACTTGCCTGTGCAGACACTTTTGTCATTGAATTGCTAATGGTATCTAATAGTGGGTTGATTTCCACCAGCTCCTTTGTAGTGTTGGTTTCTTCCTATGCCACTATCCTAGTCAAGATTCGCTCCAAGGAAGGAAGGCGAAAGGCACTCTCAACCTGTGGCTCTCACCTCATGGTGGTAACACTCTTTTTTGGACCCTGTATTTTCATCTATGCTCGTCCATTCTCCACTTTTTCTGTGGACAAGATGGTGTCTGTACTCTACAATGTTATTACTCCCATGCTGAACCCCCTCATCTACACACTTCGGAACAAAGAGGTCAAGTCAGCCATGCGAAAGCTGTGGGATAGGAGTGGACTTACTtggaaaaagcaggagacataa
- the OR11G12 gene encoding olfactory receptor 11H6, which produces MEICHSFVALKTNKYTHVENCSSSVSKFILLGFPYTWEIRILCFSVFSGTYILTLIGNLCIICAVRCDHQLQTPMYILLANFPFLEIWFVTSTVPNMLANFLSETNTISFSGCFLQFYFFFSMGTTETFFLSAMAFDRCLAICRPLHYPTVMPVQRCIRMGAPCWACGFLYFLLPIYLISQLPFCCLNKIDHFLCDPGPLIKLSCVPAPVTEIICAIYNSVLIFSTLFFITSSYALVIRAVLRVPSAEGQHKAFSTCGSHLSVVSLFYGSIMVVYVSPTAGNPAGIQKYVTLFYSVLTQLFNPLIYSLRNKEMKEALRKLFKTVRFRQRPGRNL; this is translated from the coding sequence ATGGAAATCTGTCATTCTTTTGTAGCTTTGAAAACAAATAAGTATACCCATGTAGAGaattgctctagttctgtgagtAAATTCATCCTTTTAGGCTTCCCTTATACTTGGGAAATTCGGATCCtctgtttctcagttttttcTGGGACATATATTCTGACACTCATTGGAAATCTGTGCATTATTTGTGCTGTGAGGTGCGACCATCAACTGCAAACTCCAATGTACATCCTGCTGGCCAATTTTCCCTTCTTGGAGATCTggtttgtcacctccactgtccCTAATATGCTAGCCAACTTTCTTTCTGAGACCAAcaccatctccttctctggctGCTTTCTGCAGTTCTACTTCTTCTTCTCCATGGGCACCACTGAGACCTTCTTCCTGTCTGCCATGGCCTTTGACAGGTGCCTTGCCATCTGCAGGCCCCTTCACTACCCCACTGTCATGCCAGTGCAACGCTGCATCAGAATGGGAGCCCCATGCTGGGCGTGTGGCTTCTTGTACTTCCTCTTGCCTATATATCTAATCTCTCAACTCCCCTTTTGTTGTCTCAATAAAATTGATCACTTCCTATGTGATCCAGGACCCCTTATAAAGCTGTCTTGTGTGCCAGCTCCTGTCACTGAGATTATCTGTGCCATCTACAATTCAGTCCTCATTTTCTCCACCTTATTCTTCATTACCAGCTCCTATGCCCTGGTGATCAGAGCTGTGCTTAGGGTCCCCTCAGCAGAAGGCCAGCATAAGGCTTTCTCTACATGTGGCTCCCACCTGTCTGTAGTGTCTCTGTTCTATGGCTCTATTATGGTCGTATATGTGAGCCCAACAGCAGGCAATCCAGCCGGGATTCAGAAATATGTGACTTTGTTTTATTCTGTGCTAACTCAACTCTTCAACCCCTTGATCTATAGTCTCCGGAATAAAGAGATGAAGGAGGCTCTGAGAAAATTATTTAAGACTGTGAGATTTAGGCAGAGGCCTGGCAGAAATCTTTGA